The genomic DNA TTCTGCATTACCCCTACTTTCCTCTTGACCTGATTCCTCTTGTTCCCATCCAGCATGTTGAGGCAAGTGGTAAGGAATCTGTAAGTCAGACTGACCAGGCTGGATTACTTGACCTTGATTTTGAAAGTTCAAAGTCGAGCCAAATTGTTCATGGAATTGATGTTCACCTTCTAAAGGTAATTGCCCTTGAGGTATATCTTGATATTGTTGAAAATGCGGCTGTTGCTGTGCGTGAGGTAATTGTTGGTGAACGGCAAACTGGGTAGCATGATCGTGGGGTAATGCCTGTTGTGTAGTAGAAAATGCATGAGCACCATGTTCAAAAGGTAATGCTTGTTGAGGAGTGACAAATCCATGGGCAGAATGAGGAAAAGGTAAGTCTTGCTGAATAGCAAAATTATGTGCAGGATGTTCTACGGGCAATTGCTGATGAGCATGTAATGCTCCAAAATGAAGGTGAGGTGCAAGAGCCAAAAAGTTTCTTGTTCCATGATATTCTACTGATACCCCTGGCTGAGGAGCTATTGCCGGTAATCCTATAGGAGTTTGAATAATTCCTTGTATTGCAGGAGTGTGATGGTGATGGGGTAATATGTGCTCATGTAGAGGTACAGGTGAAGCAGGTAATGGCACAGGTGCTATATGCGTCTGTGGTGGAGCTACTTCTTTTAAAACTGGATGCGGAAATCTGGCGCCTAAAGGCAGAACTCCTAAATTGGGGCGGGTTACTTCAAATAAAGTTGGAGAGTGAACAACCGGAGGTGAAGCCACTTGAACAACTGGTTGCGCTACGGGTACTATAGGCTGAGGTTGTGGTTCTGGTTGTAGATGATCAAGATGAGTAAAAGAGTCAAAATGGTTACCTGTAACATTTAATGGTTAATAAATGGTTGATTATGTTAATAATTGGAATTACCATgttgaacatttacttgatgCAGCTGGTCAACATGAGGTGCAGGTAAAAGTGACGATAAATGTACAAATTCCGGTTGAACTGCTGCATGTAGATGTATATGATCTGGTTGAATATGTGAATGAGGGGTAGCAAAATTCTGATGCAGAACACTAGGTGCCACTTGGTCTAGGTGAGGTACTGGATAGTTGTGAATTACATCGATATGGTTTGCTGGCTTTACTACTTCTACTGCAGGTTTTGACTGAGTTGCTATTACAGGCTTCCAACCGCCATGAACTGTGGTTGGAGCTTTTAGTTTGAGTTGGAACTTTGGTTTTGTGTATCTAAGAACAatgtaattatttcaaaataaatattttagactaACAACAAAAGCCTATTTTACCTATAGCCACCTACAATAACCGGTCTAATCCCAACAGGTCTTAGTAACACGgttttttgcggtttttttattactaatcgTTTAACATAACTACTAGTGCTTCCACATTTATTAAAAGTGGAGCAGATGGTCCTTTTATCTTGG from Anthonomus grandis grandis chromosome 7, icAntGran1.3, whole genome shotgun sequence includes the following:
- the LOC126738168 gene encoding uncharacterized protein LOC126738168, encoding MGQFFKIALFLSLTLTYTLADVSSLQDHNQDHLDPLSNQDQELTTNNQDKRTICSTFNKCGSTSSYVKRLVIKKPQKTVLLRPVGIRPVIVGGYRYTKPKFQLKLKAPTTVHGGWKPVIATQSKPAVEVVKPANHIDVIHNYPVPHLDQVAPSVLHQNFATPHSHIQPDHIHLHAAVQPEFVHLSSLLPAPHVDQLHQVNVQHGNHFDSFTHLDHLQPEPQPQPIVPVAQPVVQVASPPVVHSPTLFEVTRPNLGVLPLGARFPHPVLKEVAPPQTHIAPVPLPASPVPLHEHILPHHHHTPAIQGIIQTPIGLPAIAPQPGVSVEYHGTRNFLALAPHLHFGALHAHQQLPVEHPAHNFAIQQDLPFPHSAHGFVTPQQALPFEHGAHAFSTTQQALPHDHATQFAVHQQLPHAQQQPHFQQYQDIPQGQLPLEGEHQFHEQFGSTLNFQNQGQVIQPGQSDLQIPYHLPQHAGWEQEESGQEESRGNAEQTFRPSPQLQAPYVK